In Colletotrichum destructivum chromosome 1, complete sequence, the sequence gTACACTGCCCTCGTCCCTAGACAGGAAGACACACCAGGCATGCCCTTCCCCTATCGAAGACGTCGACAAAACACACGTTGCTGCGCAGCTCTACCCAACTAAAAAGGGCTGTATTATAAATCGTGAGGGGCgttatatataaaggttgATCGGTGAGGTCGCCGCATGGGATCCACGAAGTCGGAACTCCGAGTTTATGACTCCTGATTGACGGTTTGCTACAAGATGTCAGCGCTCTCTGTCAAGAAAAGGGACCGCCCCCCAAGGAAATCGAGGGACGAGACAACGACATACGACAAGCCAGTCCATGCCCTCTGTaacgccgctgccgtcgacggcggagcAGGCCATGATGCTCCAGTTCCGGTCGCGCAGCTCGCCCAGACGCAGCGCCTCCGAGATCTCGCCCGCGCCCTTGGCACCGGGCTGGTCCTGCTTgttggcgaagacgaggagcgaggcgtccttgagctcctcctcATTGAGCATGGcgcccagctcctcggcggcggtctgcAGACGCTCGATATCGgtcgagtcgacgacgaagatgacggccgcCGTGTTGGCGTAGTAACACCGCCAGTACGGCCGGATGCTGGTCTGACCGCCTAGATCCTACAGGCGAGGGCGCGCGGGGCGCTTGTGTCAGTCTCTTTGCATGTCTGCTGCAAGAAGAGGGGTCGGTCTCCGCGTACCCAGACGTTAAAATTGAGGTTTTTGTATGTGACGGACTCGACGTTGAATCCTATCGTAGGGATCGTGGTGACAACCTCGCCGATCTAGAAAGTTCAATGGGTTAGTCTCGCCGCCGTTTGCACATGCGCGCGCGCGATTAGCGGCTTCGTATGGAGCACAGACTCACCTTCAACCTGTACAGAAGTGTCGTCTTGCCAGCGTTATCCTACAGTTGGAATTTGTCAGCCCTTTGCGCTCGTTTTTCGGGGCccgtcttcttttctctctctctattttTTTGGGTCTCAAAGAGAGCAGCGGTGATGGGTACTGCCCGGTGCGGTGTGTTGCGACGTACCAGTCCCAAGATCAATATCCGGATCTCCTTCTTGGACCACAAGAGGCCGGAAAGCCATGACATGCTTGCGCCCATCTTGATAGATTAACTTCGGAGGGCTTGAAGGGCGTCGTTGTTGCAGCTGAAAGTCGCCAGGTAGGGATGCGAGGGCGGTGGTGTCGCGGGTTCGGGAGCGTTGCGACAGGAGATAATAGTGGTATGCTGTCACAATGCCTAGGTACGCGGTTGGCCTCGGGACAGGAGGTTTGGAGGGTGAAATGGTAGGCAGTAAAGGTGGCTTGTTTCCCAAGGGGCGATACCAGAATGACGGAAGTGCAAACGAGAAACTCCGCTCCAGAGAGTCAGACGGTGAGTTAGCAGGCCAGGGTACGGATGCCTTATGTACAACGCAGGAACAGTATCCGTATTGGTAATGCGGAATCAACGATGGGTGGTGAAGTTCAGGGGTAAAATGAAATGACCCAGAGTCTATCTgtcccttttcccctttgGTTCCAAATCGCCGTTTCGTTTCGTCAAGccatttttttttttgtctctCCGGCCCAGTGGACAAAGAACCGTTGTAAAGGTTCTCGATGGCTTGCTCCCCCGAGAGGGAAGACCCGTTTTCCACCACAGCACTACAGGAGTGCCACTGTGCCTgcctcccgccccccccctaaATGACAGTTTTTAAGACATGCATGGATGGGAATTCTGGGCTCCGGGCGTCCAAACGGGTCCGCTAGCTGCCAGTGCCACTGCTGATCGCCGAGCCTTGGTCGGTACTTGGCTCATGTACCAATTGAGACCCCAGAGCTTCACGTAAGCACTCTTCATTAATGCCTGAGGTTTCCAGTCTATGTCAGCACTTTCCCTTATCTAATCAGAGACCCCTGTGGAAGCCACATTCTGCTGAGCCTCTGAGGCGAGTGCCTTCCTGCAGTGACTCCTCTGGAAAGCGTGACCGGCCCCACCGCATGCCCTGCCCGCCAATCAGGGCAATTGCGGGCTCGCTAACCCGGTACGCCTCCTGTGCGCACGAATTCTCTAGAAATGAGAAATTCCTCCGCAACCCAATCGAGAGCACAACTGCACCCAAAGGACTCGACCACTTTGATCAGCCAACAGCCGTCAAAATGCCGGTACGTGATGTCCACGCCCTCTCTGCGCGCCCCCtttcgacgacgacgacgatgatgatgtgaccttccctctccccgcGCACGCGCGGTCGAAATTTACCTGGAAACccggatgatggaggaggcaCCCCGCGATTTTTTCGCTATCGCGCGGGTTCATGGACTTTGAGAGAAGACCAGCAACGGAGACGAACGGGGAGACAACAcacatcatcaccatcgaagaaggaggggggctGCTGCCAACGAAGAAACATTCTATACCCGGAAGCAGAACGCTGACGTTCCTTTCACGAATACAGAGCCACAAGACTTTCCGCACGAAGCAGAAGCTCGCCAAGGCGCAGAAGCAGAACCGCCCTATCCCCCAATGGATCCGTCTTCGCACCGGTAACACCATTCGGTACGATACACCCCTCCTTCGAGAGTTGCTACTCTGGCACCTCTTCCGATCCTTCGTGAAAGGAAGAGGACCGGACGAGAGATTCTTGACCCCCGACACGCTTGTCTCCCCTGCATCGCAAACAGAATACTGACACCAGGCACAGCTACAACGCGAAGAGACGCCACTGGCGCAAGAGCAAGCTCGGCATCTAAACCACTCGCgtccttctctctcttcaaAACCCCCCCCTTTGCCATACACCCTTGCGGGCTTTTCCCCTGGTCCTTCCATGGCACCGCCGAC encodes:
- a CDS encoding Putative small GTP-binding protein, whose product is MGASMSWLSGLLWSKKEIRILILGLDNAGKTTLLYRLKIGEVVTTIPTIGFNVESVTYKNLNFNVWDLGGQTSIRPYWRCYYANTAAVIFVVDSTDIERLQTAAEELGAMLNEEELKDASLLVFANKQDQPGAKGAGEISEALRLGELRDRNWSIMACSAVDGSGVTEGMDWLVQTVNQES
- a CDS encoding Putative large ribosomal subunit protein eL39; the encoded protein is MPSHKTFRTKQKLAKAQKQNRPIPQWIRLRTGNTIRYNAKRRHWRKSKLGI